One genomic region from Thermoleptolyngbya sichuanensis A183 encodes:
- a CDS encoding tetratricopeptide repeat protein produces the protein MSEVLDWVFQGDTGGAIAYCEARIAQGETDLQHYALLGLALLLQGQEAEAQAVWMTPLSDAEPDALEAYLSSLANLLEQALTHCLAHQQYPAAERLSRQLLELDAEQATYHHRLGIAQAQRGDLDAALASWQQAIALQPDFVDAWAQQAQTYQTLGQFAEAGESYAAWTRLQPDNADAWAGLGLCQGKLGNWAAAVQAWGQSHALAPDAAPVLADMSYGLLQLGQAAEALSGLRQALWQRSDFAETYCAWAKTPPQNPAVCANAAFLETLAVADHSDAALHQAGNLLARGGQLERAIALYQQALQENPSNFAAVIDLGNALVQTGQMSEAIALYQTPLSEAPNAADLWLSLGQALWKQGDAERAIAAAHHALSLHANREDAHRLLGLAYLAQGNADLAAEHWRSLLAQQPEAVEGWYNLAAALMQTGEPAEALQCLQTALKLNSNLAPQVANLLAGWQNQGRGHPPWGATSPMLDDPLWEKTRPVDAPTREVRTLPDWVASEPRASFTPVHPPQVVALKPPRCLEPRPHLSFGLGDALSIPGTFVATLPNGRFWLDSDQSSLAVFNAAGEVMRDCSAEFPLLTPGHPDLLARQHWVFSSQKLPPIERLSGTVAVLAGVSNNIYFHWMLDVLPRLKVLQDGEFNLNEIDYWLVGDRHSWQQDSLHHLQIPSEKVLSVQEHLHIQADQLIIPSFPGAAAWPQAWVCDWLKSSFLHSQTLAPDLPKRLYLSRQKTRDRRIINEESVVKLLESQGFATVYLETCTIAEQAQLFYNAELIVSPHGSGLTNLAFCRPGTQVVELFSPNYVYPCYWYLSNLIGLDYAYLLGEVPAGHFWQSLLYPLVRVEDIFVNLDALAQMVGGMMR, from the coding sequence ATGAGCGAGGTGCTGGACTGGGTGTTTCAGGGCGATACCGGCGGGGCGATCGCCTACTGCGAAGCCCGGATTGCCCAGGGCGAGACAGACCTCCAGCACTACGCCCTACTGGGTTTGGCGCTGCTGCTGCAAGGTCAGGAAGCCGAAGCCCAGGCAGTGTGGATGACCCCCCTCTCCGACGCTGAGCCAGACGCACTAGAAGCCTATCTGAGCAGTCTGGCAAATCTCCTGGAGCAAGCGCTAACGCACTGTTTGGCGCATCAGCAATACCCGGCGGCTGAGCGGCTCTCGCGGCAGCTTTTGGAACTGGACGCTGAGCAGGCAACGTATCACCACAGGCTGGGAATCGCGCAGGCGCAACGGGGTGACCTGGACGCAGCGCTGGCAAGCTGGCAGCAGGCGATCGCGCTTCAGCCCGATTTTGTGGATGCCTGGGCGCAGCAGGCGCAGACCTACCAGACGCTTGGGCAATTTGCCGAAGCAGGCGAATCCTACGCCGCATGGACGAGGCTCCAGCCCGACAATGCCGATGCCTGGGCGGGTTTGGGGCTGTGTCAGGGAAAACTGGGCAATTGGGCGGCAGCAGTACAGGCTTGGGGACAATCTCATGCGCTGGCTCCCGATGCTGCGCCCGTTCTGGCAGATATGAGCTATGGGCTGCTGCAACTGGGGCAGGCGGCGGAGGCGCTGTCGGGGTTACGTCAGGCGCTCTGGCAACGGTCAGACTTTGCCGAAACCTATTGCGCCTGGGCAAAAACACCGCCGCAAAATCCTGCGGTATGCGCCAACGCAGCGTTTTTAGAAACCCTGGCGGTGGCCGACCATTCCGATGCGGCACTGCACCAGGCGGGAAATCTGCTGGCTCGTGGCGGGCAGCTAGAACGAGCGATCGCCCTCTATCAGCAGGCTCTCCAGGAAAATCCCTCAAATTTCGCAGCCGTTATAGATTTGGGCAACGCGCTGGTGCAAACGGGGCAAATGTCAGAGGCGATCGCCCTATATCAAACCCCCCTCAGCGAAGCCCCAAATGCCGCCGATCTCTGGCTAAGTCTGGGGCAGGCGCTCTGGAAACAGGGGGACGCAGAAAGGGCGATCGCCGCTGCCCATCACGCCTTGTCCTTACACGCTAATCGCGAAGACGCACACCGACTGCTGGGGCTGGCGTATCTGGCCCAGGGGAACGCAGACCTTGCGGCCGAGCATTGGCGATCGCTCCTGGCTCAGCAGCCCGAAGCCGTCGAGGGCTGGTATAACCTAGCGGCGGCGCTGATGCAGACGGGTGAGCCAGCGGAGGCGCTGCAATGCCTGCAAACAGCGCTAAAGCTGAATTCCAACCTGGCCCCCCAAGTGGCCAACCTGCTGGCGGGCTGGCAAAACCAGGGGCGTGGGCATCCGCCTTGGGGAGCCACGTCGCCTATGCTGGATGACCCGCTTTGGGAAAAGACGCGGCCCGTGGACGCGCCGACCCGCGAAGTCAGAACCCTGCCCGATTGGGTGGCATCGGAACCTAGAGCCTCGTTCACGCCCGTTCATCCGCCCCAGGTCGTTGCGCTTAAGCCGCCCCGCTGCCTGGAGCCGCGGCCCCACTTGAGCTTTGGGCTGGGCGATGCCCTGTCGATCCCTGGCACCTTTGTCGCCACGCTGCCAAACGGACGCTTTTGGCTCGATTCGGATCAAAGCAGCCTGGCCGTTTTTAACGCGGCGGGCGAGGTGATGCGCGATTGCTCCGCTGAGTTTCCGCTGCTCACCCCCGGACATCCCGACTTGCTCGCCCGCCAGCACTGGGTCTTTTCGTCCCAAAAGCTGCCACCCATAGAGCGCCTATCAGGAACTGTCGCCGTTCTTGCAGGCGTGTCGAATAACATCTACTTTCACTGGATGCTGGATGTCTTGCCGCGTCTCAAAGTCCTGCAAGACGGTGAGTTTAATCTTAACGAAATCGATTACTGGCTGGTGGGCGATCGCCATTCCTGGCAGCAAGACAGCTTGCATCATCTCCAGATTCCATCTGAGAAAGTTCTGTCTGTTCAGGAGCATCTTCATATCCAGGCAGATCAACTCATCATTCCTTCATTTCCCGGCGCGGCGGCCTGGCCCCAGGCTTGGGTTTGCGACTGGCTCAAGTCGTCCTTTTTGCATTCCCAGACGCTTGCTCCTGATTTACCAAAGCGCTTGTATCTCTCCAGGCAAAAAACGCGCGATCGTCGAATCATCAACGAAGAATCCGTAGTGAAACTTCTTGAGTCCCAGGGATTCGCCACGGTCTACCTGGAGACTTGCACCATCGCCGAACAAGCCCAGCTTTTCTACAATGCTGAACTCATCGTC
- a CDS encoding TylF/MycF/NovP-related O-methyltransferase, whose product MSQHLLLYTDDFGSGGVAQYNHEVVLGLRAQDYRVTLVQTQVDTVQTQAQARAGVVHEWLDYNTISEVQRTLDDTASPDRIFHRVRPDFILFSDSHPLSNFAAKQVAIQQGIPYAIVIGYVAPDLAERFGDRLDALSEQYHHAREVILVSQENLQLLRQHFRLPENKGRVILYGRPAEFFEPRNAETRQRLRAELGIKDDQILCFSVAQIVARKGFQLQLGAIAQLRHLPVWSSLQFAWAGSGDPALTAQYEKEIAEMGASDRVHLLGRRWDIQDWYDAADMFLLPSWREGMPLAIMEAMAKGLPVAASAVSGIPEELGETGKLLSDPNQNPVQTIADLVDIIQTWALHPEQRRAAGEGCRQRAINLFQQHRMLDETISLLADLMLPAGDYVSPGLALVRPDHAFPNKIVGNCEDCGWPYLRREVPHNWYVDRRHPVVGFLSRDEAHILYNTALQFRGQRALEIGCWMGWSACHLALAGVELDVVDPLLERPEFFDSVSQSLMAAGVRDRVALYPGFSPGAVQALAAQEQRRWSLIFIDGNHEAPGPLEDAIACELLATEDALIIFHDLSSPDVAQGLDYLRDRGWNTLVYQTMQIMGVAWRGNIKPIHHTPDPTVSWTLPAHLKHYTVSGWQETAPTAHTALHALIQMAEQVEALPPLAEPISQETARAIATALREGQAAYVAGNWDTVLDCCHRAIEPGAGAASAHAILSNLYGQRAQLQASVQHFAWANTAHTTLGKASYAEFQELVQVVRPYTLLSEERLFSLYALTRQICLEDFPGNIVECGTFKGGAAALIAAVVKRYSQRSRKLYACDTFEGMPDPVEVDKHNGVPANDTDWGAGTLKAPIEENLAVVCQALDVQDIVVPVKGLFQDTLPEYRAEMGDIALLHADGDWYESTLAIFNLLYHQVIPGGAVQIDDYGFWEGCRQAIHEFERQQRSSFALRRIDSTGVWFRKSDAIAPAQDYGQLLCQLGTLAYQLGDRPLATAATAAALRLVPNLLTAELIQQQLQQSQGSALQQVQSAIARYQSAGSAADRLSALERLRQHRHQLIEQLLNIAPENLETAFAGELGQAHRLILDSGIRLEPLTETDEAIALQLIATLSEGWARQTSALLAAMLYCYPHHLPDGFDPTLVPSSLLADIVRYLCAPPTMFMELGEADEYAKYLERWVDRLYEQVQNDPTDFLWQKVAQVTLQTLDLTPLYLTRRSLKSLCQKRSALIAQALTAEGAALDYDFPVAPEPRQKLRLGILSPGFIPQTKTAATLPVFRDLNRDQFEVILFSLTSYEHPAAQYCLQYADRAVQLPGRLAEQVDTLRQAELDILWIATNTAAVTDAVTLLASHRLARVQVCGMNSPISSGIAQIDYWLTSRLAGSADQAQRHFTEHLLPLQAAGQCFDLAVEGSDPPTESVDRAMLGIADNEVVFVSGASFYKISPELEAAWAEILASVPGSRLLIYPFNPNYSNQYPLAAFQRRLSKQLTARNVEGDRLLILGPTPSRANLQARVQLADVYLDSFPMSGLSSLLDPLMVSVPTLVMEQDTPVSLGRGAAFLRELALPELIATTVEEYVTRAIALGTDAQLRKNLGDRLRAAMQHPPSFLDSKRYGQQLSQVFWDLYHTHQHRQLVESLHLRDRNLIALPDWQQPEDVLFAELADLLRTVITAPGGEETTLLVDMGDLDAQEADFALSSVTLHLMEEEELELGEDAPEITLLPPLPADQWTLLRPRLTARIDLPHNNTAAIARAALDTLPTQSVG is encoded by the coding sequence ATGTCTCAACATCTCTTGCTCTACACAGATGACTTTGGCAGCGGCGGCGTTGCCCAGTACAACCATGAAGTTGTTTTGGGGCTGCGTGCCCAAGACTATCGGGTAACGCTGGTGCAAACTCAAGTGGACACGGTGCAAACGCAAGCACAAGCAAGGGCAGGGGTCGTCCATGAATGGTTAGACTACAACACGATCTCGGAGGTGCAGCGCACGCTCGACGATACGGCAAGCCCAGATCGCATTTTCCATCGGGTGCGTCCGGACTTTATTCTGTTCAGCGATTCACATCCGCTCTCGAACTTCGCAGCCAAGCAAGTGGCGATTCAGCAGGGTATCCCTTACGCCATTGTGATTGGATACGTTGCGCCTGATCTGGCAGAGCGGTTTGGCGATCGCCTCGATGCCCTGTCAGAGCAGTATCACCACGCCAGAGAAGTGATTCTCGTCTCTCAGGAAAACCTCCAGCTTCTCCGACAGCATTTCCGTCTGCCAGAAAACAAGGGGCGCGTCATCCTCTATGGGCGGCCGGCTGAGTTTTTTGAGCCGAGAAATGCAGAAACCCGGCAGCGGCTACGGGCAGAACTGGGCATCAAAGACGACCAAATATTGTGCTTTTCTGTGGCTCAAATCGTCGCTCGAAAAGGCTTCCAGCTTCAGCTAGGGGCGATCGCCCAGTTGCGTCATCTGCCCGTCTGGTCGTCGTTGCAGTTTGCCTGGGCAGGCAGCGGCGATCCGGCACTGACTGCACAGTACGAAAAAGAAATTGCCGAAATGGGCGCGAGCGATCGCGTTCACCTGCTGGGTCGGCGGTGGGATATCCAGGATTGGTATGACGCGGCAGATATGTTTCTCCTGCCCTCCTGGCGCGAAGGGATGCCCCTGGCCATCATGGAAGCCATGGCCAAAGGCCTGCCCGTCGCTGCGTCGGCGGTGAGCGGCATTCCAGAAGAACTGGGGGAAACGGGCAAACTGCTCAGCGACCCCAATCAAAATCCCGTGCAAACGATTGCAGACTTGGTAGACATTATCCAAACCTGGGCCCTGCACCCGGAGCAGCGTCGTGCGGCTGGCGAGGGCTGCCGTCAGCGGGCTATCAATCTGTTTCAGCAGCACCGAATGCTGGACGAAACGATTAGTTTGCTTGCAGACCTAATGCTTCCAGCGGGGGACTATGTTTCACCGGGGCTGGCGCTGGTTCGTCCAGACCACGCCTTCCCCAACAAGATTGTGGGCAACTGTGAGGACTGCGGCTGGCCCTACTTGCGTCGCGAGGTTCCCCACAACTGGTACGTGGATCGGCGGCATCCGGTGGTCGGCTTCCTGAGTCGCGACGAGGCGCATATCCTATACAACACGGCGCTCCAGTTTCGAGGACAGCGGGCCCTGGAGATTGGCTGCTGGATGGGCTGGTCGGCCTGCCACTTGGCGCTGGCGGGCGTTGAGCTAGACGTGGTTGACCCGCTGCTGGAGCGGCCTGAGTTTTTTGACAGCGTGAGTCAGTCGCTGATGGCGGCCGGGGTGCGCGATCGCGTTGCGCTCTATCCTGGCTTTAGCCCCGGTGCAGTGCAGGCTCTAGCAGCGCAGGAGCAGCGTCGATGGTCTCTTATTTTTATCGACGGCAACCACGAAGCGCCCGGGCCCCTGGAGGATGCGATCGCCTGTGAGTTGCTGGCCACAGAGGATGCCCTCATCATTTTCCACGACCTGTCTTCGCCCGATGTGGCCCAGGGGCTAGACTATCTGCGCGATCGGGGTTGGAATACGCTCGTTTATCAAACCATGCAAATTATGGGTGTGGCGTGGCGCGGGAATATCAAACCCATCCACCATACCCCAGACCCGACGGTGTCCTGGACGCTGCCTGCCCACCTGAAGCACTACACCGTTAGCGGCTGGCAGGAAACTGCACCCACTGCTCATACGGCACTTCATGCGCTAATCCAAATGGCAGAGCAGGTAGAAGCGCTGCCGCCTCTGGCAGAGCCAATCTCCCAGGAAACTGCGCGGGCGATCGCCACGGCTCTGCGCGAAGGACAGGCCGCCTACGTTGCGGGAAACTGGGACACTGTGCTGGACTGTTGCCATCGCGCCATCGAGCCGGGTGCGGGCGCGGCCTCCGCCCATGCCATCCTCAGCAACCTCTACGGCCAACGCGCCCAGCTTCAAGCCAGCGTCCAGCACTTTGCCTGGGCCAATACGGCCCACACCACGCTTGGCAAAGCCTCCTATGCAGAGTTCCAGGAACTCGTTCAGGTGGTTCGTCCCTACACGCTCCTGTCGGAAGAGCGCCTGTTCTCGCTTTACGCCTTGACCCGGCAGATTTGCCTCGAAGATTTTCCAGGAAACATTGTGGAGTGCGGCACGTTTAAGGGGGGAGCCGCTGCGCTGATTGCCGCAGTCGTCAAGCGCTATAGCCAGCGATCGCGCAAACTCTATGCCTGCGACACCTTTGAGGGAATGCCCGATCCGGTAGAAGTAGACAAGCACAACGGCGTTCCGGCGAATGACACGGATTGGGGTGCGGGCACGCTCAAGGCCCCGATCGAAGAAAACCTGGCCGTCGTCTGTCAAGCCCTGGACGTGCAGGACATCGTAGTTCCTGTAAAAGGGCTATTCCAGGACACCCTGCCCGAATACCGCGCTGAAATGGGCGATATTGCACTGCTTCACGCGGACGGCGACTGGTATGAATCGACCCTCGCCATTTTCAACCTGCTATACCACCAGGTGATTCCGGGCGGCGCGGTGCAAATTGATGACTACGGGTTCTGGGAGGGCTGTCGGCAGGCAATTCATGAGTTTGAGCGGCAGCAGCGCTCTAGCTTTGCGCTCCGGCGGATTGACTCCACGGGCGTTTGGTTCCGCAAATCAGACGCGATCGCCCCCGCGCAGGACTATGGGCAGTTGCTTTGTCAGTTGGGCACGCTGGCATATCAGTTAGGCGATCGCCCGCTGGCGACTGCGGCGACTGCGGCCGCCCTGCGGCTCGTCCCCAACCTGCTCACTGCGGAACTGATCCAGCAGCAGCTTCAGCAATCTCAGGGGTCTGCCCTGCAACAGGTGCAGTCGGCGATCGCCCGCTATCAGTCTGCGGGATCGGCGGCAGACCGTCTCTCTGCTCTGGAACGGCTCCGTCAGCACCGTCACCAACTGATTGAGCAGTTGCTTAATATCGCACCGGAGAACCTGGAAACCGCCTTTGCGGGCGAGTTGGGACAGGCGCATCGCCTCATCTTGGATTCTGGGATTCGGCTGGAACCCCTCACAGAAACCGACGAGGCGATCGCCCTCCAGCTCATTGCCACTCTTTCGGAGGGATGGGCACGCCAGACATCCGCACTGCTGGCAGCGATGCTGTATTGCTATCCCCACCATCTCCCCGATGGATTCGACCCGACCCTTGTGCCATCGTCTCTGCTAGCAGACATAGTGCGGTATCTCTGTGCGCCGCCCACGATGTTTATGGAACTGGGCGAGGCTGATGAGTATGCCAAATACCTGGAGCGATGGGTGGACAGACTCTACGAACAGGTTCAAAACGACCCCACCGACTTCCTCTGGCAAAAGGTTGCTCAGGTCACACTGCAAACCCTCGATCTCACACCGCTTTACCTGACGCGGCGATCGCTCAAATCTCTCTGCCAGAAGCGTTCAGCGCTGATTGCCCAAGCGCTCACTGCTGAAGGAGCCGCGTTAGATTACGACTTCCCGGTTGCCCCAGAGCCGCGGCAGAAGCTCCGGCTGGGGATTCTGTCTCCTGGTTTTATTCCCCAAACCAAGACGGCTGCAACGCTTCCTGTTTTCCGCGACCTCAATCGCGACCAGTTTGAAGTCATTCTCTTTTCTCTCACCTCCTACGAACACCCCGCTGCCCAATACTGTCTGCAATATGCCGACCGAGCGGTGCAGCTCCCTGGGCGACTGGCTGAACAAGTTGACACCCTGCGGCAAGCGGAATTAGACATCCTCTGGATTGCGACCAATACTGCGGCTGTGACGGATGCTGTCACCCTCCTGGCATCCCATCGGCTGGCGCGGGTGCAGGTGTGTGGCATGAACTCGCCCATCTCCAGCGGGATTGCCCAAATCGACTACTGGCTCACCAGCCGCCTAGCGGGGTCGGCGGATCAGGCGCAGCGCCACTTTACAGAACACCTGCTGCCTCTACAAGCCGCCGGCCAGTGCTTTGACCTTGCGGTGGAGGGATCTGACCCGCCGACCGAATCCGTAGATCGCGCCATGCTGGGCATTGCGGACAATGAGGTGGTGTTTGTATCTGGCGCGAGTTTTTACAAAATCTCGCCCGAACTGGAAGCAGCCTGGGCGGAAATTCTGGCCAGTGTTCCGGGGTCTCGGTTGCTGATTTACCCGTTTAATCCAAACTACTCAAACCAGTACCCACTGGCGGCGTTTCAGCGACGATTGTCGAAACAACTGACCGCCAGAAACGTAGAAGGCGATCGCCTCTTGATCTTGGGGCCCACCCCCAGCCGAGCCAACCTGCAAGCGCGAGTGCAGCTAGCCGATGTGTATCTCGACTCGTTCCCGATGTCTGGCCTATCGTCGCTGCTCGATCCGCTGATGGTCAGCGTTCCAACGCTGGTGATGGAACAAGATACGCCCGTTTCCCTGGGTCGGGGTGCAGCGTTCTTGCGAGAGTTGGCACTGCCAGAGCTAATCGCCACGACAGTTGAAGAATATGTCACGCGGGCGATCGCCCTAGGCACTGATGCCCAGCTTCGGAAAAACCTGGGCGATCGCCTCCGGGCCGCCATGCAGCATCCGCCCAGCTTCCTCGACAGCAAGCGCTACGGACAGCAGCTTAGCCAGGTGTTTTGGGACTTGTATCACACCCATCAGCATCGGCAGCTCGTTGAAAGCCTGCACCTGCGCGATCGCAATTTGATCGCCCTACCCGACTGGCAGCAGCCCGAAGACGTGCTGTTTGCCGAACTAGCGGACCTGCTGCGAACCGTGATCACCGCTCCCGGCGGCGAAGAAACCACGCTGCTGGTAGACATGGGCGATTTGGACGCGCAGGAAGCGGACTTTGCCCTGTCTAGCGTGACGCTGCACCTGATGGAGGAAGAGGAACTGGAACTGGGAGAAGACGCGCCAGAGATTACCCTGTTGCCGCCGCTGCCTGCCGACCAGTGGACGCTGCTGCGCCCGCGCCTGACCGCCCGCATTGACCTGCCCCACAACAACACTGCGGCGATCGCCCGCGCTGCCCTCGACACCTTACCCACGCAATCGGTAGGCTAG
- a CDS encoding tetratricopeptide repeat protein, translating to MLAKPRLQRTFILVSGLCFAGSMVMGLVPLYAGQNQQTGQPVASIEQPSEQDLLREEEKGFALVLQREPENQTALEGLANARMQLKDYAGAIAPLEKLVSLYPERADYQQSLEEARQKQRQP from the coding sequence ATGTTGGCGAAACCACGGTTGCAACGCACCTTTATCTTAGTTTCGGGGCTTTGTTTTGCAGGGTCGATGGTGATGGGGCTGGTGCCGCTCTATGCCGGGCAGAATCAGCAAACCGGGCAGCCCGTCGCCTCCATCGAGCAGCCCTCTGAACAGGATCTTTTACGCGAAGAAGAAAAAGGCTTTGCGCTAGTGTTGCAGCGAGAGCCGGAGAACCAAACGGCTCTGGAGGGGTTAGCCAATGCCCGGATGCAGCTTAAAGATTATGCTGGGGCGATCGCCCCTCTGGAAAAACTGGTGTCGCTCTATCCTGAGCGAGCGGACTATCAGCAATCTCTGGAAGAAGCCCGTCAGAAGCAACGCCAGCCATAG
- the ftsH3 gene encoding ATP-dependent zinc metalloprotease FtsH3 — translation MNKRWRNAGLYALLVVVVIFLATALLDRQPQDIETWRYSQFIQEVQQQNVKRVEISADRSRARVTQEDGEKAIVNLPNDPALLDILTENKVDILVTPPSDDGVVARVLSTLLIPFLLLAVLFFVLRRAQNGPGSQAMNFGKSRARVQMEPQTQVTFGDVAGIEQAKLELAEVVDFLKNADRFTAVGAKIPKGVLLVGPPGTGKTLLARAVAGEAGVPFFSISGSEFVEMFVGVGASRVRDLFEQAKSNAPCIVFIDEIDAVGRQRGAGLGGGNDEREQTLNQLLTEMDGFEGNTGIIIIAATNRPDVLDAALLRPGRFDRQVVVDRPDYAGRLEILNVHARGKTLSKDVDLEKIARRTPGFTGADLANLLNEAAILAARRNLTEVSMDEVNDAIDRVLAGPEKKDRVMSEKRKSLVAYHEAGHALVGALMPDYDPVQKISIIPRGRAGGLTWFTPSEERMDSGLYSRSYLQNQMAVALGGRVAEEIIFGEEEVTTGASNDLQQVARVARQMVTRFGMSDRLGPVALGRSQGGMFLGRDIMAERDFSEETAAAVDDEVRNLVDQAYRRAKTVLMENRAVLDQLAQMLIERETVDSEEFQELLANSDVKMAAIA, via the coding sequence GTGAACAAGCGGTGGAGAAATGCAGGACTGTATGCCCTTCTTGTCGTCGTCGTCATTTTCCTGGCTACGGCGCTGCTGGACAGACAGCCCCAAGATATTGAAACCTGGCGCTACAGCCAGTTTATTCAGGAAGTGCAGCAGCAGAACGTGAAGCGCGTCGAAATCAGCGCCGATCGCTCTCGCGCCCGCGTCACCCAGGAAGACGGCGAAAAGGCGATCGTCAACCTGCCAAACGACCCGGCGCTGCTGGATATCCTGACCGAGAACAAGGTGGATATCCTGGTCACGCCGCCCTCGGATGATGGCGTTGTGGCTCGTGTCCTCAGCACACTGCTGATTCCCTTCTTGCTGCTGGCGGTGCTGTTTTTCGTGCTGCGCCGCGCCCAAAACGGCCCCGGCAGTCAGGCCATGAACTTTGGCAAGTCCCGCGCCCGCGTCCAGATGGAGCCGCAGACTCAAGTGACCTTTGGCGACGTGGCGGGCATTGAGCAGGCCAAGCTGGAACTCGCAGAGGTGGTGGACTTCCTGAAAAATGCTGACCGCTTTACGGCGGTGGGGGCCAAGATCCCTAAGGGCGTGCTGCTGGTAGGCCCGCCAGGAACCGGCAAAACGCTGCTGGCTCGTGCCGTTGCGGGTGAAGCAGGGGTACCTTTCTTCTCTATCTCTGGTTCCGAGTTTGTGGAAATGTTCGTGGGTGTGGGTGCGTCTCGCGTCCGCGACCTGTTTGAGCAGGCCAAGTCCAATGCCCCCTGCATCGTGTTCATCGATGAGATTGATGCTGTTGGCCGTCAGCGCGGTGCTGGACTCGGCGGCGGCAACGACGAGCGCGAGCAGACGCTGAACCAGTTGCTCACGGAGATGGATGGCTTTGAGGGCAATACGGGCATCATCATCATCGCAGCCACGAACCGTCCCGACGTTCTGGATGCGGCGCTGCTGCGTCCCGGCCGCTTTGACCGTCAGGTGGTGGTGGATCGTCCCGACTACGCGGGTCGCTTGGAAATCCTCAATGTCCACGCTCGCGGCAAAACCCTGTCGAAGGATGTGGATCTGGAGAAAATTGCTCGTCGGACTCCTGGCTTTACGGGGGCGGATCTGGCAAACCTGCTGAACGAAGCTGCGATTCTCGCGGCTCGTCGCAACCTGACAGAAGTGTCGATGGACGAGGTGAACGATGCCATCGACCGCGTGCTGGCTGGCCCCGAAAAGAAAGACCGCGTGATGAGCGAAAAGCGCAAGTCGCTGGTGGCCTATCACGAAGCCGGACATGCCCTAGTGGGTGCGCTGATGCCCGACTATGACCCGGTGCAGAAAATCAGTATCATTCCTCGCGGCCGCGCAGGGGGTCTGACCTGGTTCACGCCCAGCGAAGAGCGGATGGATTCGGGCTTATATTCTCGCTCCTATCTGCAAAACCAGATGGCCGTTGCCCTGGGGGGGCGCGTCGCCGAGGAAATCATCTTTGGTGAAGAGGAAGTGACTACGGGCGCTTCCAATGACCTGCAACAGGTGGCGCGGGTGGCGCGTCAGATGGTGACTCGCTTTGGCATGAGCGATCGCCTCGGGCCAGTGGCGCTGGGTCGTTCCCAAGGCGGCATGTTCCTGGGACGCGACATCATGGCCGAGCGCGACTTTTCGGAGGAGACAGCCGCTGCGGTAGATGACGAAGTTCGCAACCTGGTGGATCAGGCCTATCGCCGCGCCAAAACCGTGCTGATGGAAAACCGCGCAGTCCTTGATCAGCTTGCCCAAATGCTGATTGAGCGCGAAACGGTAGACTCTGAAGAGTTTCAGGAGCTACTGGCTAACAGCGATGTGAAGATGGCGGCGATCGCCTAG